Proteins from a single region of Catenulispora acidiphila DSM 44928:
- a CDS encoding MFS transporter — MSASFLSTGRGKLILLLLCGVAFLDLVDASIVNVALPSIRQDLHFSTQGLQWVPSGYLLTYGGFMLLGGRAADLFGRRRILVAGTMLFGVASLAGGFANSAGLLVGARLVQGVGAALMMPAALSLLTTTFKEGADRTKALGAWGAVAGLASAVGVLAGGLLTDGPGWRSVMFVNPPFCVVILVAAFRMFEPDGKKVALKGLDLVGAFLVTTGMLLLVFGLVKAPDQGWGSVRTVVELAGAGLLLVGFVVNERLTRNPLLPLSVFRIRGLVAADVTQLVGVAGFISMFFFLTLYMQNVEGWSPIRTGLAYLPITIGVGIGAGAAPKLVGKVGTRPVVVTGSAIAAVGIYLLAQLKVHGSYVSGLLPGMVIMAIGLGFLFVAITTAANAGVPHHQAGLAAALLNASQQVGGALGLAIFSAVSTARVTSEVKKGVQPTAAFTSGLSWALTACAIAVACAAVIALRTRNVHSEAEAEALADVEGDLVVTTG; from the coding sequence GTGTCTGCATCCTTCCTATCAACCGGCAGGGGCAAGCTCATTCTGCTGCTGTTGTGCGGTGTCGCGTTCCTGGATCTGGTGGACGCCTCGATCGTGAACGTGGCACTGCCGTCGATCCGCCAGGATCTGCACTTCAGCACGCAGGGCCTGCAGTGGGTGCCGAGCGGCTATCTGCTCACCTACGGCGGCTTCATGCTGCTCGGCGGACGTGCCGCCGACCTGTTCGGCCGGCGCCGGATCCTGGTCGCCGGGACCATGCTGTTCGGTGTGGCCTCGCTGGCCGGCGGTTTCGCCAACAGCGCAGGTCTGCTGGTCGGCGCGCGGCTGGTGCAGGGTGTCGGCGCCGCCTTGATGATGCCCGCCGCGCTGTCGTTGCTCACCACCACCTTCAAGGAGGGGGCGGACCGAACCAAGGCGCTCGGTGCGTGGGGTGCGGTGGCCGGGCTCGCCTCGGCGGTCGGCGTGCTGGCCGGAGGGCTGCTCACCGACGGTCCCGGGTGGCGCTCGGTGATGTTCGTGAACCCGCCGTTCTGCGTGGTGATCCTGGTCGCCGCGTTCCGGATGTTCGAGCCCGACGGCAAGAAGGTCGCGCTGAAGGGTCTGGATCTGGTCGGCGCGTTCCTGGTCACCACCGGGATGCTCCTGCTGGTGTTCGGTCTGGTGAAGGCGCCCGACCAGGGCTGGGGTTCGGTGCGGACGGTGGTGGAGCTGGCCGGCGCCGGGCTGCTGCTGGTCGGGTTCGTCGTCAACGAGCGCCTCACCCGCAACCCGCTGCTGCCGCTGTCGGTCTTCCGGATCCGCGGTCTGGTCGCCGCGGACGTCACGCAGCTGGTCGGAGTCGCCGGCTTCATCTCCATGTTCTTCTTCCTCACCCTGTACATGCAGAACGTCGAGGGCTGGTCGCCGATCCGCACGGGTCTGGCCTACCTGCCGATCACGATCGGTGTCGGGATCGGGGCGGGAGCGGCGCCGAAGCTGGTCGGCAAGGTCGGTACCCGGCCGGTGGTGGTGACAGGATCGGCGATCGCCGCGGTCGGCATCTACCTGCTGGCGCAGCTGAAGGTCCACGGTTCCTACGTCAGCGGGCTGCTGCCCGGCATGGTGATCATGGCGATCGGTCTCGGGTTCCTGTTCGTGGCGATCACCACGGCCGCCAACGCCGGCGTCCCGCACCACCAGGCGGGCTTGGCCGCGGCGCTGCTGAACGCCTCGCAGCAGGTCGGCGGCGCGCTCGGACTCGCGATCTTCTCCGCGGTCTCCACGGCGCGGGTGACCAGCGAGGTGAAGAAGGGCGTGCAGCCCACCGCGGCGTTCACCTCCGGACTGTCGTGGGCGCTGACCGCCTGCGCGATCGCGGTCGCGTGCGCCGCGGTGATCGCGCTGCGGACCCGGAACGTGCACAGCGAGGCGGAGGCCGAGGCGCTGGCCGACGTGGAGGGGGACCTGGTGGTCACGACCGGCTGA
- a CDS encoding MarR family winged helix-turn-helix transcriptional regulator has translation MSSVSPTDAAATRERRRTMNQITDTFREMSVVMTVLNLRAGEQVGLRDVEMKALDVLMRDGAMSAKALGQRLGMHPATMTGILDKLEKSGWVVRERSPEDRRVVLIQPVRERVGEVVRLFAGMNGTAIELLDRYDTEQLETILGFMNTMVDMAKQASKQWGE, from the coding sequence ATGAGTTCCGTATCACCTACTGATGCCGCGGCCACCCGGGAACGCCGGCGCACCATGAACCAGATCACGGACACCTTCCGCGAGATGTCCGTGGTGATGACGGTGCTCAACCTGCGGGCCGGCGAGCAGGTGGGGCTGCGGGACGTGGAGATGAAGGCGCTGGACGTGCTGATGCGCGACGGCGCCATGAGCGCCAAGGCGCTCGGCCAGCGCCTGGGCATGCACCCGGCGACCATGACCGGGATCCTGGACAAGCTGGAGAAGTCCGGCTGGGTCGTGCGCGAGCGCAGCCCGGAGGACCGGCGCGTGGTGCTGATCCAGCCGGTGCGCGAGCGGGTCGGGGAGGTCGTGCGGCTGTTCGCCGGGATGAACGGCACCGCGATCGAGCTGCTGGACCGCTATGACACCGAGCAGCTGGAGACCATCCTCGGGTTCATGAACACCATGGTGGACATGGCGAAGCAGGCTTCGAAGCAGTGGGGCGAGTGA
- a CDS encoding bifunctional lysylphosphatidylglycerol flippase/synthetase MprF — translation MADRDGSENPVPEHRLTVWPFAALVLAAAATLFGYAAASAPPSWLTRTVIVITGTSPSGGHAVHLGLTFLLLGRGLYMRRLMALYLTSAAVAWTTAMSLITWDQPWRLLPMAAFAWALWGARMRFTAVPDAARVRTALHMLLGFGIVALVVGGGGIFLQRDRLSSSLTPVGLGRELLDGLTGNSEPMTIEGRSWFLHGLSLLGGVMLLLVLTCLLAPARAPLPGTDTERDRVRRLVQHPDSDTLAPFALRHDKSYVFSPDGRAAIGYRVFLGTAVVGGDPLGAADAREAAVVEFLALCRRQGWRPTVLGAREELMPLWKAHGIRRGIEIGDEVMLDVAGFSLEGRSIRNVRQAVRRTHKTGITTRVLRETALDEEEADQLLGIHQRWLKGHAEHGFAMNLDAITSARHPDALLIVAYAADGRAVGFQRYHPVGGDQASGHPTALSLDVMPRDPQSPNGVNERLIVDLIAWAHDRGIGEISLNFAAFRPIMDAGAERTLFQSAAYRAIHLLDPWIMLESLYRFNAKFRPGWQPRSVMFRSWGEVGWLAASALAMEFSLPLDRRRVAPAGERAHGEAGIADRGVGDEGTVGGAVRRRGW, via the coding sequence ATGGCTGACAGGGATGGAAGCGAGAACCCGGTCCCGGAGCATCGGCTGACGGTCTGGCCGTTCGCCGCCCTGGTCCTGGCCGCGGCGGCGACGCTGTTCGGGTACGCCGCAGCCTCCGCGCCGCCGTCCTGGCTCACCAGGACGGTCATCGTGATCACCGGCACGTCGCCCTCCGGCGGCCACGCGGTGCACCTCGGCCTCACGTTCCTGCTGCTCGGGCGCGGTTTGTACATGCGGCGTCTGATGGCGCTGTATCTGACCTCCGCCGCTGTCGCGTGGACGACGGCGATGTCGCTGATCACCTGGGACCAGCCGTGGCGGCTGCTGCCGATGGCGGCTTTCGCGTGGGCGCTGTGGGGCGCGCGGATGCGGTTCACCGCGGTGCCCGACGCGGCGCGGGTGCGTACGGCCCTGCACATGCTGCTCGGGTTCGGCATCGTCGCGCTCGTGGTCGGCGGCGGCGGGATCTTCCTGCAGCGGGACCGTCTCAGCTCCTCGCTGACGCCGGTCGGGCTCGGGCGCGAGCTGCTCGACGGGCTGACGGGAAACTCCGAGCCGATGACGATCGAGGGGCGGTCGTGGTTTCTCCACGGGCTGTCGCTGCTCGGCGGGGTCATGCTGCTGCTGGTGCTGACGTGCCTGTTGGCGCCGGCGCGGGCGCCGCTCCCGGGGACGGACACCGAGCGGGACCGGGTGCGCCGATTAGTGCAGCATCCTGACTCCGACACGCTGGCTCCGTTCGCGCTGCGTCATGACAAGTCTTATGTGTTCTCCCCCGACGGCCGCGCCGCGATCGGGTATCGGGTGTTCCTGGGGACCGCCGTGGTCGGCGGCGACCCGCTCGGCGCGGCGGACGCGCGGGAGGCGGCGGTCGTCGAGTTCCTGGCTTTGTGCCGACGCCAGGGCTGGCGGCCGACAGTTCTCGGCGCGCGCGAAGAGCTGATGCCGCTGTGGAAGGCGCACGGGATCCGGCGCGGGATCGAGATCGGCGACGAGGTCATGCTGGACGTCGCCGGGTTCTCGCTGGAGGGGCGGTCGATCCGCAACGTGCGGCAGGCGGTGCGGCGTACGCACAAGACCGGGATCACCACGCGCGTCTTACGCGAGACGGCGCTGGACGAGGAGGAAGCCGACCAGCTGCTCGGCATCCACCAGCGCTGGCTGAAGGGACACGCCGAGCACGGCTTCGCGATGAACCTGGACGCCATCACCTCGGCGCGGCACCCCGACGCGCTGCTGATCGTGGCGTACGCCGCCGACGGCCGCGCGGTCGGCTTCCAGCGCTACCACCCGGTCGGCGGCGACCAGGCCTCCGGCCACCCCACGGCGCTGTCGCTGGACGTCATGCCGCGCGACCCGCAGAGCCCGAACGGAGTGAACGAGCGCCTGATCGTCGACCTGATCGCCTGGGCCCACGACCGCGGCATCGGCGAGATCTCCCTGAACTTCGCAGCCTTCCGCCCCATCATGGACGCCGGCGCCGAGCGCACGCTGTTCCAGAGCGCGGCGTACCGCGCGATCCACCTCCTGGACCCATGGATCATGCTGGAGAGCCTGTACCGCTTCAACGCCAAGTTCCGCCCCGGCTGGCAGCCCCGATCGGTGATGTTCCGCTCCTGGGGCGAGGTCGGATGGCTCGCGGCATCAGCCCTCGCGATGGAGTTCTCCCTGCCACTGGATCGGCGACGGGTCGCCCCCGCCGGCGAGCGGGCACACGGCGAAGCCGGGATCGCCGATCGCGGAGTCGGAGACGAAGGCACCGTGGGCGGCGCGGTACGGCGGCGGGGCTGGTAG
- the pruA gene encoding L-glutamate gamma-semialdehyde dehydrogenase, with protein sequence MAAHAYESVTGVTSVPAPYNEPVLSYAPGTPERSALITELTALSAVRHDLTATIGGVRRPGGGAPIDVVQPHNHQAVLGTLHNATQDDARAAVAAARDAAPAWRALSFDDRAAILLKAADLLSGPWRATLNAATMLGQSKTAVQAEIDSACELIDFWRFNAEFARQILAEQPPENSHGIWNRTDHRPLDGFVYAITPFNFTAIAGNLPTAPVLMGNTVIWKPSPTQQLAAHFTLRLLEAAGLPPGVINMLPGDGLAVSEVVMASRDLAGIHFTGSTATFQHLWRTVGENIAAYRAYPRIVGETGGKDFVLAHPSADKAVLKTALTRGAFEYQGQKCSAASRAYIPRSLWTGAGLREEFSAEVDGLSMGDPAELANFMGAVIDARAFAKHRRVLDVAHTDDSIRIAAGGTADDSIGYFVRPTVMVCSNPEHAIFSTEYFGPLLSVYVYEDSDYDRVLRGVEGVTDYALTGSIIAQDRAAVAEAMSVLRFAAGNFYINDKPTGAVVGQQPFGGSKSSGTNDKAGSAQNLMRWTSTRLIKETFVPPTEYRYPHMD encoded by the coding sequence ATGGCCGCGCACGCTTACGAGTCCGTCACCGGCGTCACCAGTGTCCCCGCCCCGTATAACGAGCCGGTGCTCTCCTACGCGCCGGGGACGCCCGAGCGCTCGGCCCTGATCACGGAGCTGACCGCGCTGTCCGCCGTGCGCCATGACCTCACCGCGACCATCGGCGGCGTCCGGCGTCCCGGTGGCGGCGCACCGATCGACGTGGTGCAGCCGCACAACCACCAGGCGGTCCTGGGCACCCTGCACAACGCGACGCAGGACGACGCCCGCGCGGCCGTCGCCGCCGCCCGCGACGCCGCCCCGGCCTGGCGCGCGCTCTCCTTCGACGACCGCGCCGCGATCCTGCTCAAGGCCGCCGACCTGCTCTCCGGTCCCTGGCGCGCCACCTTGAACGCGGCGACCATGCTCGGCCAGTCCAAGACCGCGGTGCAGGCCGAGATCGACAGCGCCTGCGAGCTGATCGACTTCTGGCGCTTCAACGCCGAGTTCGCCCGCCAGATCCTCGCCGAGCAGCCGCCGGAGAACTCCCACGGCATCTGGAACCGCACCGACCACCGGCCGCTGGACGGCTTCGTCTACGCGATCACGCCCTTCAACTTCACCGCGATCGCCGGCAATCTGCCGACCGCCCCAGTGCTGATGGGCAACACGGTGATCTGGAAGCCCTCGCCGACGCAGCAGCTCGCCGCGCACTTCACCCTGCGGCTGCTGGAGGCCGCGGGGTTGCCGCCCGGGGTGATCAACATGCTGCCCGGCGACGGATTGGCGGTCTCCGAGGTGGTCATGGCCAGCCGGGACCTGGCCGGTATCCACTTCACCGGCTCGACAGCGACCTTCCAGCACCTGTGGCGCACCGTCGGGGAGAACATCGCCGCCTACCGCGCCTATCCGCGCATCGTCGGCGAGACCGGCGGCAAGGACTTCGTGCTGGCCCATCCCAGCGCCGACAAGGCGGTGCTGAAGACGGCGCTGACCCGCGGCGCGTTCGAGTATCAGGGCCAGAAGTGCTCGGCGGCCTCCCGCGCCTACATCCCGCGTTCGCTGTGGACCGGCGCCGGGCTGCGCGAGGAATTCTCGGCCGAGGTCGACGGCCTGAGCATGGGCGATCCGGCCGAGCTGGCGAACTTCATGGGCGCGGTGATCGACGCGCGGGCCTTCGCCAAGCACCGCCGGGTGCTGGACGTCGCGCACACCGACGACAGCATCCGGATCGCCGCCGGCGGGACAGCCGACGACTCGATCGGCTACTTCGTGCGCCCGACGGTGATGGTGTGCTCGAACCCTGAGCACGCGATCTTCTCCACCGAGTACTTCGGCCCGCTGCTGTCAGTCTACGTGTACGAAGACAGCGACTACGACCGGGTGCTGCGCGGCGTCGAGGGCGTCACCGACTATGCGCTCACCGGCTCGATCATCGCGCAGGACCGGGCGGCCGTGGCTGAGGCGATGAGCGTGCTGCGCTTCGCCGCCGGCAACTTCTACATCAACGACAAGCCGACCGGTGCCGTGGTCGGCCAGCAGCCCTTCGGCGGGTCCAAGTCCTCCGGCACGAACGACAAGGCCGGGTCGGCGCAGAACCTCATGCGCTGGACGTCGACGCGCTTGATCAAGGAGACGTTCGTCCCGCCGACGGAGTACCGCTACCCGCATATGGATTAG
- a CDS encoding patatin-like phospholipase family protein, translated as MASTAMRRGLVLGGGGMLGAAWMVGALTVLSEAIGWDPREAEMIVGTSAGSVLAALVGAGATAEDLHEHQLTGRIGQGPLTGVEFDYATAAGGAHPERPKLRLGSGPLLARTARHPRSVPPTAVMAAALPPGRGSLGGVGDLVEGLPRAVDGWSPHKALRIVALDYATGERVTFGSPRAPHTTLAEAVTASCAIPGWFAPIIIDGRRYVDGGMWSATNVDVAAKQGFEEIGEPPLDELYVLAPMAVRGFNGPPHSVMERVARRYRRGVTRRMLVEAQRVRADGTKVIVFCPTADDFEAIGLNVMDVGRRPHVLETAMRTTREQIEAQRTLP; from the coding sequence ATGGCATCCACGGCGATGCGGCGCGGGCTGGTGCTGGGCGGCGGCGGCATGCTCGGCGCGGCCTGGATGGTCGGGGCGCTGACTGTGCTCAGCGAGGCGATCGGCTGGGATCCGCGCGAGGCCGAGATGATCGTCGGGACCTCCGCCGGCTCGGTGCTCGCCGCGCTGGTCGGTGCCGGCGCCACCGCGGAGGACCTGCACGAGCACCAGCTGACCGGACGCATCGGACAGGGTCCGCTCACCGGCGTGGAGTTCGACTACGCCACCGCGGCCGGCGGCGCGCACCCCGAGCGCCCGAAGCTGCGCCTCGGCTCCGGTCCGCTGCTGGCCCGGACCGCACGACACCCGCGTTCCGTGCCGCCGACCGCGGTCATGGCCGCGGCGCTGCCTCCCGGCCGGGGCTCGCTCGGCGGTGTCGGCGACCTCGTCGAAGGCCTGCCGCGCGCCGTCGACGGCTGGTCTCCGCACAAGGCGCTGCGCATCGTGGCGCTGGACTACGCCACCGGCGAGCGGGTCACCTTCGGCAGTCCCCGCGCGCCGCACACCACGCTGGCCGAGGCCGTGACCGCCTCCTGCGCGATCCCCGGCTGGTTCGCCCCGATCATCATTGACGGCCGCCGCTACGTCGACGGCGGCATGTGGTCGGCAACCAATGTGGACGTGGCGGCCAAGCAGGGCTTCGAGGAGATCGGCGAGCCGCCGCTGGACGAGTTGTACGTCCTGGCGCCGATGGCGGTGCGCGGCTTCAACGGGCCGCCGCACAGTGTCATGGAGCGTGTGGCGCGCCGCTATCGGCGAGGCGTGACCCGCCGGATGCTGGTCGAGGCGCAGCGGGTGCGCGCCGACGGCACCAAGGTCATCGTGTTCTGCCCGACCGCCGACGACTTCGAAGCCATCGGCCTGAACGTGATGGACGTCGGCCGCCGCCCGCACGTCCTGGAGACCGCGATGCGCACCACCCGCGAGCAGATCGAGGCGCAGCGGACCCTGCCGTAG
- a CDS encoding DUF6912 family protein yields MRVYLPATLSVLAELHKTGLVAPAPLTAYAVTPALREWYTEGDSEELEYAALTDAARASLRLLADAPEAARRRAVVAAEVPDAHAQPVLDGAEPGLVRVTAEIPLSWVASLHVDDPGVLDEVALAVVLLGAADAGDEDASFTVDGIDDHELLWYATQELPDLLG; encoded by the coding sequence ATGCGCGTCTACCTTCCCGCGACCCTCTCAGTGCTCGCCGAACTCCACAAGACGGGCCTGGTCGCCCCCGCCCCGCTGACGGCCTACGCGGTCACCCCGGCGCTGCGCGAGTGGTACACCGAAGGAGACAGCGAGGAGCTGGAGTACGCCGCCCTGACCGACGCCGCGCGCGCCTCCCTGCGCCTGCTCGCCGACGCCCCCGAAGCCGCCCGCCGCCGCGCGGTCGTCGCCGCCGAGGTCCCCGACGCCCACGCCCAGCCCGTCCTGGACGGCGCCGAACCCGGCCTGGTCCGCGTCACCGCCGAGATCCCCCTGTCCTGGGTGGCCTCCCTGCACGTCGACGACCCCGGCGTCCTCGACGAGGTGGCCCTCGCCGTGGTCCTCCTCGGCGCCGCCGACGCCGGCGACGAGGACGCGTCGTTCACCGTCGACGGCATCGACGATCACGAGCTGCTTTGGTACGCGACGCAGGAGCTGCCGGACCTGTTGGGTTAA
- a CDS encoding Rv3235 family protein, whose amino-acid sequence MDAVAEIEIETGAFGDSDEEGEFSAGERAGGESRSSGRGSDWADGERGSAGQGDSERADGESRGSRHIGDWADSESLGSDQGAGARASAARLGSDWVDGESRGSDQSAGARANGQRLGGDWADGESLGSDQSAGARPNGQRLGGDRSAGSQDSDDAGLVPSSVDAWSPEYAKVWRPLSGAGREPRPGLLVSVVRAGAVVAYPTPLPDPPTGALARALARLERPAVERRPHILPIEAAPAPAPPRRPAPSQKTYGEVRALVGVLVEILRGHRAATHAARWTDPEVRGKLRTPRYARTASLKSVRLAESGDGVEALALLQEGGRTHVVALRFDRAEDSRWRCTALQTG is encoded by the coding sequence GTGGACGCGGTCGCGGAAATTGAGATCGAAACTGGGGCGTTCGGAGACAGCGACGAAGAGGGCGAATTCAGTGCTGGCGAGCGGGCAGGTGGCGAGTCGCGCAGCAGCGGGCGCGGCAGCGATTGGGCTGATGGCGAGCGGGGCAGCGCCGGGCAGGGTGACAGCGAGCGGGCTGATGGCGAATCGCGAGGCAGTAGGCACATCGGCGACTGGGCCGACAGCGAATCGCTAGGCAGCGACCAGGGCGCGGGTGCGCGGGCCTCGGCTGCGCGGCTTGGCAGCGACTGGGTTGATGGCGAGTCGCGAGGCAGCGACCAGAGCGCTGGTGCGCGGGCCAACGGTCAGCGGCTTGGCGGCGACTGGGCCGACGGCGAATCGCTAGGCAGCGACCAGAGCGCTGGTGCGCGGCCCAATGGTCAGCGGCTTGGCGGCGACCGGTCCGCTGGTTCGCAGGACTCGGATGATGCCGGACTCGTGCCGTCGTCGGTGGATGCTTGGTCGCCGGAGTATGCCAAGGTGTGGCGTCCTTTGTCGGGCGCTGGTCGTGAACCGCGCCCCGGGCTGCTTGTGTCGGTCGTGCGGGCAGGTGCGGTGGTCGCCTATCCGACGCCGTTGCCCGATCCTCCCACCGGCGCGCTGGCGCGAGCGTTGGCGCGGCTTGAGCGCCCGGCAGTCGAGCGCCGTCCTCACATCCTGCCGATCGAAGCCGCTCCGGCACCCGCGCCGCCTCGCCGTCCCGCGCCGTCGCAGAAGACGTATGGCGAAGTAAGAGCCCTGGTCGGCGTCCTGGTCGAGATCCTCAGAGGTCATCGCGCCGCCACCCACGCGGCTCGCTGGACCGATCCCGAGGTCCGCGGCAAACTCCGTACCCCGCGTTACGCCCGCACCGCGTCGCTGAAATCGGTCCGTCTCGCCGAGAGTGGCGACGGCGTCGAAGCCCTCGCGCTGCTCCAAGAGGGCGGCCGCACTCATGTCGTCGCCCTGCGTTTCGACCGTGCCGAGGACTCGCGATGGCGCTGTACCGCGCTTCAGACCGGCTGA
- a CDS encoding HAD family hydrolase: MTVPKNHEPLHLVWDWNGTVLNDFEIILRSTNDSFTDHGLPAITAEQYRTLIKMPIRAFYADILGHEPGDEEWEGLDATFHKYYVAYEREARLSDGLPDLFREWSGRGHSQSLLSMYHDDKLVPVVQHHGIAHYFELVQGTLPPRPSRKGLHLQDHLTRLRVDPARVVLIGDSPDDAAAAASVGARVILYSGGFAAAQSLRAVGVPIADSLTAAVALIDEVMAAEG; the protein is encoded by the coding sequence GTGACCGTGCCGAAGAATCATGAACCGCTGCACCTCGTCTGGGACTGGAACGGCACCGTCCTGAACGACTTCGAGATCATCCTGCGTTCCACGAATGACTCGTTCACCGATCACGGGTTGCCCGCGATAACGGCTGAGCAGTACCGGACGCTGATCAAGATGCCGATCCGTGCCTTCTACGCCGACATCCTCGGTCACGAGCCCGGCGATGAGGAGTGGGAGGGGCTGGACGCCACTTTCCACAAGTACTACGTCGCCTATGAGCGCGAGGCTCGGCTGTCCGACGGTCTGCCGGACCTGTTCCGTGAGTGGTCCGGGCGCGGGCATTCGCAGTCGCTGCTGTCGATGTATCACGACGACAAGCTCGTCCCCGTCGTCCAGCACCATGGCATCGCCCATTACTTCGAGCTGGTTCAGGGCACTCTGCCGCCGCGTCCGTCGCGCAAGGGACTGCACCTCCAGGACCACCTGACCCGTCTGCGCGTGGATCCTGCGCGGGTGGTTCTCATCGGCGACTCGCCCGACGACGCCGCGGCTGCCGCCAGTGTCGGCGCGCGCGTGATCCTCTACTCCGGCGGGTTCGCTGCCGCGCAGTCGCTGCGGGCTGTCGGGGTGCCGATCGCGGACAGTCTGACCGCTGCTGTGGCGCTGATCGACGAGGTCATGGCCGCCGAGGGCTGA